One segment of Paramormyrops kingsleyae isolate MSU_618 chromosome 8, PKINGS_0.4, whole genome shotgun sequence DNA contains the following:
- the cstf1 gene encoding cleavage stimulation factor subunit 1: MYRPKPTLRDRQHLYKLIISQLLYDGYTNIANNLINEVKPQSVVSPSEQLMQLAKMGMENDDSAVQYAIGRSDTVAPGTGIDLEFDADVQTMSPEASEYETCYVTSHKGPCRVATYSRDGQLIATGSADASIKILDTERMLAKSAMPIEVMMNETAQQNMENHPVIRTLYDHVDEVTCLAFHPTEQILASGSRDYTLKLFDYSKPSAKRAFKHIQEAEMLRSISFHPSGDFLLVGTQHPTLRLYDVNTFQCYVSSNPRDQHTDTISGVSYNSSANSYVTCSKDGSIKLWDGVSNRCVATFDKAHDGAEVCSAVFSKNSKYILSSGKDSVAKLWEISTGRTLVKYTGAGLSGRQMHRTQAVFNHTEDYVLLPDERTISLCCWDSRSAERKNLLSLGHNNIVRCIVHSPTNPGFMTCSDDFRARFWYRRTTTD, encoded by the exons ATGTACCGCCCCAAACCCACGCTAAGAGACCGACAGCATCTGTACAAGCTGATCATCAGCCAGCTTCTGTATGACGGCTACACCAACATCGCGAACAACCTGATTAACGAGGTGAAGCCGCAGAGCGTGGTGTCGCCGTCTGAGCAGCTCATGCAGCTCGCCAAGATGG GGATGGAGAACGATGACAGTGCCGTGCAGTATGCCATTGGGCGCTCGGACACGGTGGCGCCAGGAACTGGTATTGATCTGGAGTTCGACGCTGATGTCCAGACCATGTCGCCGGAGGCTTCGGAGTACGAGACCTGCTATGTGACATCGCACAAGGGGCCGTGCCGGGTAGCCACGTACAGCCGGGATGGCCAGCTCATAGCCACAGGCTCCGCCGACGCTTCCATCAAGATCCTGGACACGGAGCGCATGCTCGCCAAGAGCGCCATGCCCATTGAG GTGATGATGAATGAGACTGCCCAGCAGAACATGGAGAACCACCCGGTGATCCGGACACTCTACGATCACGTGGATGAGGTCACTTGTCTGGCGTTTCATCCGACAGAGCAGATCCTAGCTTCGGGGTCACGGGATTATACCCTCAAACTGTTTGATTACTCCAAGCCATCTGCAAAGAGAGCTTTCAAGCACATTCAG GAAGCAGAAATGCTGCGTTCCATCTCCTTCCACCCGTCGGGGGACTTCCTCCTGGTAGGGACGCAGCACCCGACCCTGCGGCTCTACGACGTCAACACCTTCCAGTGCTACGTGTCGTCCAACCCCCGGGACCAGCACACGGACACCATCTCGGGCGTCAGCTACAACTCCAGCGCCAACAGCTACGTCACCTGCAGCAAGGACGGCAGCATCAAGCTGTGGGACGGCGTGTCCAACCGCTGCGTCGCCACGTTCGATAAGGCCCACGACGGCGCCGAGGTCTGCTCTGCCGTGTTCTCCAAGAACTCCAAATACATCCTGTCCAGCGGAAAAGACTCGGTGGCAAAGCTGTGGGAGATCTCTACTGGCCGCACGCTGGTCAAATACACAG GCGCGGGTCTGAGCGGCCGGCAGATGCACCGTACGCAGGCGGTGTTCAACCACACGGAGGACTACGTTCTGCTCCCGGACGAGCGTACCATCAGCCTGTGCTGCTGGGACTCCCGCTCCGCCGAGAGGAAGAACCTGCTGTCTCTGGGTCACAACAACATTGTGCGCTGCATTGTGCACTCGCCGACCAACCCCGGCTTTATGACCTGCAGCGACGACTTCAGGGCTCGATTCTGGTACCGACGCACAACTACAGACTAA